A single window of Aspergillus flavus chromosome 4, complete sequence DNA harbors:
- a CDS encoding putative pyruvate dehydrogenase E1 component alpha subunit, with amino-acid sequence MLFRTAWARQAAPLRRHAFTPLARRSVTTDAASSHAENVPQEDDKPFTVQLSDESFETYEIDPPPYTLEVTKKELKQMYHDMVSTRRMEMAADRLYKEKKIRGFCHLSTGQEAVATGIEHAITRDDKIITAYRCHGYAYMRGGTIRSIIGELLGRREGIAYGKGGSMHMFAPNFYGGNGIVGAQVPVGAGLAFAQQYNEEPTTSIVLYGDGASNQGQVFEAFNMAKLWNLPVLFGCENNKYGMGTSAARSSALTEYYKRGQYIPGIKVNGMDVLATKAAVQYAKNYAVSGNGPLVMEYVTYRYGGHSMSDPGTTYRSREEIQRMRSTHDPIAGLKQKILDWKVMTEDELKALDKAARAFVDEEVSIAENMPVPDNSTRILFEDIYVRGSEPRWMRGRTVDETFYY; translated from the exons ATGTTGTTCCGCACTGCGTGGGCCCGTCAAGCCGCGCCTTTGAGGCGTCACGCTTTCACTCCCCTTGCCCGTCGCTCCGTCACCACCGACGCCGCCTCGTCGCATGCTGAGAACGTTCCGCAG GAGGATGACAAGCCTTTCACTGTCCAGCTTTCCGATGAGAGCTTTGAGACCTATGAGATCGATCCCCCTCCCTACACCCTGGAGGTCACcaagaaggagctgaagcagATGTACCATGATATGGTCTCGACCAG ACGCATGGAGATGGCCGCCGATCGTCtctacaaagaaaagaagatcagaGGTTTCTGCCACTTGTCGACCGGTCAAGAAGCCGTCGCGACTGGTATTGAGCACGCCATCACCCGTGACGACAAAATCATCACTGCCTACCGTTGCCACGGTTATGCTTACATGCGCGGTGGAACCATCCGGTCCATTATCGGAGAGTTGCTCGGTCGCCGTGAAGGTATCGCCTACGGAAAGGGCGGTTCCATGCACATGTTCGCTCCTAACTTCTACGGTGGAAACGGTATTGTCGGTGCTCAGGTTCCTGTTGGTGCTGGTCTTGCTTTCGCTCAGCAGTACAATGAGGAGCCTACTACTAGCATTGTCCTGTACGGTGACGGTGCTTCCAACCAAGGTCAGGTCTTTGAGGCCTTCAACATGGCCAAGCTCTGGAACCTCCCGGTTCTGTTCGGCTGTGAGA ACAACAAATATGGTATGGGTACTTCTGCCGCTCGTTCCTCTGCCTTGACCGAGTACTACAAGCGTGGTCAGTACATCCCTGGTATCAAGGTTAACGGCATGGATGTCCTTGCCACCAAGGCTGCCGTCCAGTATGCCAAGAACTATGCTGTCTCTGGCAACGGCCCTCTCGTGATGGAGTACGTCACCTACCGTTACGGAGGTCACTCCATGTCCGACCCCGGTACTACCTACCGTAGTCGTGAGGAGATCCAGCGCATGCGCAGCACTCACGACCCCATTGCCGGTCTCAAGCAGAAGATCCTTGACTGGAAGGTCATGACCGAGGACGAGCTCAAGGCCCTGGACAAGGCCGCTCGTGCCTTTGTTGACGAGGAGGTCTCCATCGCCGAGAACATGCCCGTTCCTGACAACAGCACTCGTATCCTCTTTGAGGACATCTACGTCCGTGGCAGCGAGCCCCGATGGATGAGGGGTCGTACCGTTGATGAGACCTTCTACTACTAA
- a CDS encoding C6 transcription factor rosa → MSSARASASGPSTRTECPSDMSASESPVEESTRRTKSYQRSRSGCFTCRARRKKCDETRPICRSCTKLGLKCDYKPPRWWANTEHRRKQRDRLKDRVRQSKVMEKEGTIQEYEDRIRALVEKPSLGNDDGFSLSMFGEQPNLFAAPGSVPMVPFDMSVQTNTQAFINNVPLNQGLPFPAYNQFGGMPNPQLLQPTTQLPPISSPQHPLPIPQLQLPVNQLQAPNMQVQAPTDQAQPATTQFHVSAEQLQSPNTQLQSSSDQLQPATTQFQAPADQAQPAVTPFHASAEQFQSSASQREAPTDHGQPAATQFQASMDQSATGYQLPAQQIPSTASQFQAHAEHFQSSTPQLHLPNGQFQSSAAEFQPPVDQAQTSATQFQVPAEQFQPSTPQLQSPVEQFQSSTSQTHSPAEQFQPSAAHPQPTTNHFHSGNAQFQPPLEQYQSTAQSQPSTGQLQPGNTQFQSPAEQIQIPNTPFQPSAQFQSPNPQFQPTAAQFQAPGSQFQPLPTQFQVPGFQFPTPNMQLQAPAPNPNMPNNNWFQNNTNYAQSYNPCGPYPTYNPMSATGSMYQNVPLSSSLRSLISVEDRDRPLLDHFVDNVLRLIFPVIGVHQGGASYINEILKLMQSNRSYLHCCLSAGAIHLKTSMGMEDQMDHDIMQHRYAAISQLSRVLSRGSGHMQILDATLAMILYHCSVGTTDDYLPDVPWTTHFQAVTSIIKKLNCAPNQFNISLITWIDILGATMQGTTPEFSHTHRTKHLSGTQSGLQQLMGCDDRVMYLISEIVCLEALKAETNMDELTIYSHVSAMTVQIDYTEPTDRTLEPPFDASGAVRQDMLTKIITTLYRIAARIYLFSLTPGFDFHEPSVVSQVARVAEILQYMPSGPRGFDRCLVWPLFIVGVHSVPSSVFRKTLAERVAALGYMSDFGSFGRMYRVLKEIWKDSRPKSKGKANAKGKGKAKSKKRPVSDSDDSDGSESDLESDEESPAAAGSSRAAGKRPDKPREEKLHWREIMRRKKWNYLLL, encoded by the exons ATGTCAAGCGCAAGGGCTTCTGCCTCTGGTCCATCGACAAGGACGGAGTGTCCTTCGGACATGTCTGCTTCCGAGTCACCAGTTGAAGAATCGACTCGCCGAACCAAGTCGTACCAGAGGTCACGCTCAG GCTGTTTTACGTGTCGGGCCAGGAGAAAAAAGTGTGACGAGACACGCCCAATTTGCAGGTCTTGCACCAAGCTTGGACTCAAATGCGACTATAAACCCCCAAGATGGTGGGCCAATACTGAGCACCGACGGAAACAGAGGGATAGACTCAAAGACAGAGTCCGGCAATCGAAGGTTATGGAAAAAGAGGGAACTATACAGG AATATGAGGACCGAATTCGTGCACTCGTGGAGAAGCCATCCCTAGGCAATGATGATGGCTTCAGCCTTTCCATGTTTGGTGAACAGCCTAATCTTTTTGCTGCGCCGGGTTCAGTGCCCATGGTCCCATTTGATATGAGCGTTCAAACCAATACCCAGGCTTTCATCAACAATGTGCCCTTGAACCAAGGACTTCCTTTTCCTGCATATAATCAATTTGGTGGTATGCCGAACCCACAGTTGCTTCAGCCTACAACCCAGCTTCCGCCGATTAGCAGCCCACAGCATCCTCTTCCCATTCCACAGCTTCAGCTACCAGTGAATCAACTCCAAGCTCCGAATATGCAGGTCCAAGCACCAACTGATCAGGCCCAACCAGCGACTACACAGTTCCATGTTTCTGCAGAGCAATTACAGTCGCCGAATACACAACTTCAGTCATCATCCGATCAGCTTCAACCAGCTACTACACAGTTCCAGGCACCAGCAGATCAGGCCCAGCCGGCAGTCACACCGTTTCATGCTTCTGCAGAACAGTTCCAGTCATCGGCTTCGCAGCGTGAAGCACCCACTGATCATGGTCAACCAGCGGCAACGCAGTTCCAGGCCTCAATGGACCAGTCAGCTACTGGATATCAACTGCCAGCCCAACAGATCCCGTCAACAGCTTCACAGTTTCAAGCTCATGCAGAACATTTCCAATCTTCTACTCCGCAGCTTCATTTACCAAATGGACAATTCCAGTCGTCGGCTGCGGAATTTCAACCACCCGTTGATCAGGCTCAAACATCAGCCACACAGTTCCAAGTTCCTGCAGAGCAATTCCAGCCCTCTACTCCGCAACTTCAGTCTCCAGTTGAGCAGTTTCAGTCCTCCACTTCGCAGACCCATTCACCTGCGGAACAATTTCAACCATCCGCTGCGCATCCCCAACCAACAACGAACCACTTTCACTCGGGGAACGCGCAGTTCCAACCACCTTTGGAGCAATATCAATCAACTGCACAAAGTCAGCCATCGACTGGGCAGCTCCAGCCAGGAAATACTCAATTCCAATCGCCAGCCGAACAGATTCAGATACCAAATACTCCATTTCAACCATCGGCACAATTCCAGTCACCAAATCCTCAGTTCCAACCAACAGCTGCACAATTCCAAGCGCCAGGCTCGCAGTTCCAGCCATTGCCTACACAGTTCCAAGTTCCAGGATTTCAGTTCCCCACGCCAAACATGCAACTTCAAGCCCCTGCACCAAACCCTAACATGCCCAACAATAACTGGTTCCAGAATAACACGAACTATGCTCAATCATATAACCCTTGCGGACCATATCCTACATACAACCCAATGAGTGCCACAGGCTCCATGTATCAGAACGTACCATTGTCGTCAAGCCTGCGAAGTCTGATCTCAGTAGAAGACCGTGACCGACCACTTCTCGACCATTTTGTCGACAATGTTTTGCGGTTAATCTTCCCTGTCATCGGGGTACACCAGGGAGGTGCTTCTTATATCAATGAGATTTTGAAACTGATGCAAAGCAATCGCTCTTACCTTCATTGCTGCCTCAGTGCAGGCGCAATCCACCTGAAGACCAGCATGGGAATGGAGGACCAGATGGACCATGATATCATGCAACACCGTTATGCAGCAATCTCACAGCTTAGTCGTGTCTTGAGCCGTGGCAGCGGGCATATGCAGATCTTGGACGCAACACTGGCAATGATCCTTTACCACTGTTCCGTGGGAACGACAGATGATTACTTGCCAGATGTCCCGTGGACCACCCATTTTCAAGCGGTGACAAGcatcatcaagaagctcaactGTGCGCCGAATCAGTTCAATATATCTCTTATTACATGGATCGATATTCTGGGCGCTACCATGCAGGGGACAACACCGGAGTTCTCCCATACACACCGCACTAAGCATTTGAGTGGCACTCAGTCTGGTCTTCAGCAATTGATGGGATGTGACGATCGTGTTATGTACCTCATCTCAGAGATTGTGTGTCTGGAGGCCTTGAAGGCAGAGACCAACATGGATGAGTTGACTATCTACAGCCATGTCTCTGCGATGACCGTTCAGATTGACTACACTGAGCCAACCGATCGGACTCTTGAGCCACCCTTTGATGCCAGCGGTGCCGTCAGGCAAGATATGTTGACGAAAATCATAACCACCCTGTACCGCATTGCGGCCCGCATCTATCTATTCAGCCTGACGCCCGGGTTTGATTTCCACGAACCTTCCGTGGTCAGTCAAGTTGCGCGTGTGGCAGAGATTCTGCAGTATATGCCATCAGGGCCCAGAGGATTCGATCGTTGCCTTGTGTGGCCGTTGTTTATTGTAGGAGTACATTCAGTGCCCTCCAGTGTGTTCCGGAAAACCTTAGCTGAAAGGGTCGCGGCTTTAGGGTATATGAGCGATTTTGGTAGCTTCGGTCGGATGTATCGGGTACTGAAAGAGATTTGGAAAGACTCAAGGCCAAAATCAAAGGGCAAGGCCAATGCgaaggggaaagggaaggccaaatcaaagaaacgGCCTGTCTCTGACTCGGATGACTCGGATGGTTCTGAGTCCGATTTGGAGTCCGACGAGGAAAGCCCGGCAGCTGCTGGTAGTTCCAGAGCTGCTGGAAAGCGGCCGGACAAGCCCAGAGAGGAAAAGCTCCATTGGCGGGAAATCATGCGACGCAAGAAATGGAATTATCTATTGCTGTAG